A region from the Brassica napus cultivar Da-Ae chromosome C8, Da-Ae, whole genome shotgun sequence genome encodes:
- the LOC125591686 gene encoding germin-like protein subfamily 2 member 1 has product MASPTSFLSIFLCLVAFLFITVSADPDMLQDLCVADLSSGIKVNGFPCKDAANVSSLDFFSQGIANPGLTNNTFGALVTGANVMTIPGLNTLGVSLARIDYAPGGLNPPHTHPRATEVVYVLEGTLDVGFLTTANRLISQSLKKGDVFAFPRGLVHFQKNNGRVPAAVIAAFNSQLPGTQSLGATLFGSTPPVPDEILSQAFQTTPRIVRNIKSRFQPKK; this is encoded by the exons ATGGCTTCACCAACTTCATTTCTCTCCATCTTCCTCTGCCTCGTCGCCTTCCTCTTCATTACAGTCTCCGCAGATCCCGACATGCTCCAAGACCTCTGCGTTGCTGATCTCTCCTCTG GAATCAAAGTCAACGGCTTCCCTTGCAAAGACGCAGCCAACGTCTCCTCACTCGATTTCTTCTCACAAGGAATAGCAAACCCAGGTCTCACCAACAACACATTCGGAGCTTTAGTCACAGGCGCCAACGTGATGACCATCCCAGGACTCAACACGCTCGGCGTCTCCCTCGCTCGCATCGACTACGCGCCAGGCGGCTTAAACCCGCCTCACACTCACCCGCGCGCCACCGAAGTCGTCTACGTCCTCGAAGGTACCCTCGACGTCGGGTTTCTCACCACCGCCAATAGGCTCATCTCTCAGTCTCTCAAGAAAGGTGACGTCTTCGCTTTCCCCAGAGGACTTGTTCATTTCCAGAAGAACAACGGTCGTGTCCCTGCTGCCGTTATCGCTGCTTTCAATAGTCAGCTTCCTGGAACTCAGTCTCTTGGTGCTACTCTGTTCGGTTCTACGCCTCCTGTTCCTGATGAGATCTTGTCTCAAGCGTTTCAGACAACTCCGAGAATTGTTAGAAACATTAAAAGCAGGTTCCAGCCCAAGAAATGA